From one Chloroflexota bacterium genomic stretch:
- the gcvPA gene encoding aminomethyl-transferring glycine dehydrogenase subunit GcvPA, producing MTYIPNTEADRAAMLDVIGAKRIEDLFSDVPADKRFPKLNLPPALSEIELARYFQELAEQNLDTSHALNFLGAGAYQHYIPAAINHIILRSEFYTAYTPYQPEVSQGTLTAIYEYQSLVCQLTGMDAANASMYDGSTATAEAALMAARLTHRDKIVLSSLVHPEYRDVVKTFTQGLDLPIVTTAAKGGLSDMDALRAAVDDQTACVVVQYPNFFGAIEDLGAAGEIAHAKGALLIAVVDPMALGLLKTPGDFGADIVVGDGQAMGWGLNFGGPYLGMFACRKEHMRQMPGRLVGKTVDSQGRRGFVLTLQAREQHIRREKATSNICTNEALMALAATVYLSLVGKNGLKRIAELCYHKAHYAAAEIAKLPGYSPANGAPFFKEFAVRTPKPPAQINAALLKQGIVGGYDLGKAYPAAANTLLLCVTELHTKSDIDKLVAALKSD from the coding sequence ATGACTTACATTCCGAACACCGAAGCCGATCGCGCCGCCATGCTGGACGTGATCGGCGCGAAGCGCATCGAAGACCTGTTCAGCGATGTGCCGGCCGACAAACGGTTCCCGAAACTGAATCTGCCGCCCGCGCTCTCCGAGATCGAACTGGCGCGCTACTTCCAGGAACTGGCCGAGCAGAACCTCGACACCAGCCACGCGCTGAACTTCCTGGGCGCGGGAGCATACCAGCACTACATCCCGGCGGCGATCAACCACATCATCCTGCGCAGCGAGTTCTACACGGCGTACACGCCGTACCAGCCGGAAGTCTCGCAGGGCACGCTGACGGCGATCTACGAATACCAGTCGCTCGTCTGCCAGTTGACCGGCATGGACGCGGCCAATGCCTCGATGTACGACGGCTCGACGGCGACCGCCGAGGCCGCGCTGATGGCCGCGCGGCTGACGCACCGCGACAAAATCGTGCTCTCGTCGCTCGTGCACCCCGAGTACCGCGACGTGGTCAAGACGTTCACGCAGGGGCTCGACCTGCCGATCGTGACGACGGCGGCGAAGGGCGGCCTGAGCGACATGGACGCGCTGCGCGCGGCGGTGGACGACCAGACGGCGTGCGTCGTCGTGCAGTATCCGAACTTCTTCGGCGCGATCGAGGACCTCGGCGCGGCCGGCGAGATCGCCCACGCGAAGGGCGCGCTGCTGATCGCCGTGGTCGATCCGATGGCGCTCGGCCTGCTCAAGACGCCGGGCGACTTCGGCGCCGACATCGTCGTGGGCGACGGGCAGGCGATGGGCTGGGGCCTCAACTTCGGCGGACCATACCTCGGCATGTTCGCCTGCCGCAAGGAGCACATGCGCCAGATGCCAGGCCGCCTGGTCGGCAAGACGGTCGACTCGCAAGGGCGGCGCGGCTTCGTGCTGACCCTGCAGGCGCGCGAGCAGCACATCCGCCGCGAGAAGGCGACCTCCAACATCTGCACGAACGAAGCGCTGATGGCGCTGGCGGCGACGGTCTATCTCTCGCTGGTCGGCAAGAACGGGCTGAAGCGGATCGCCGAGCTGTGCTACCACAAAGCGCACTACGCGGCGGCCGAGATCGCGAAGCTGCCGGGCTATTCGCCGGCCAACGGCGCGCCGTTCTTCAAGGAGTTCGCCGTGCGCACGCCGAAGCCGCCCGCGCAGATCAACGCGGCGCTGCTCAAGCAGGGCATCGTCGGCGGCTACGATCTTGGCAAGGCGTACCCCGCTGCGGCGAACACGCTGCTGCTGTGCGTGACCGAACTGCACACCAAGTCCGACATCGACAAGCTAGTGGCGGCGCTGAAGAGCGACTAG
- the gcvH gene encoding glycine cleavage system protein GcvH, with the protein MASPSELKYTKDHEWLKVDGGTGIVGITDYAQHSLGDVVYVDAGAAGKQVEAAKPFGVVESVKAASDLFSPVTGEIVEVNAALADKPELVNSDPYGAAWMLKVKLANPGEVASLLSAADYDAYIATL; encoded by the coding sequence ATGGCATCTCCCAGCGAACTGAAATACACCAAAGATCATGAATGGCTGAAGGTCGACGGCGGCACCGGCATCGTCGGCATCACGGACTACGCCCAGCACTCGCTCGGCGACGTGGTCTACGTGGACGCGGGCGCGGCCGGCAAGCAGGTCGAAGCGGCCAAGCCGTTCGGCGTCGTCGAGTCGGTCAAGGCGGCCTCCGACCTGTTCTCGCCCGTGACCGGCGAGATCGTCGAGGTCAACGCGGCGCTGGCCGACAAGCCCGAGTTGGTCAACAGCGACCCGTACGGTGCGGCCTGGATGCTCAAAGTCAAGCTGGCCAATCCCGGCGAAGTCGCCAGCCTGTTGAGCGCCGCCGACTACGACGCCTATATCGCCACACTGTAA
- the gcvT gene encoding glycine cleavage system aminomethyltransferase GcvT: MSNELKKTVLYSVHRQLGATMVPFSGWEMPVRYSGDIAEHKAVRERAGIFDVSHMGRYEVRGPAAVAFLQRVHSNDASALKIGQAHYGLLCNERGGVVDDVIVYRRGEEFFWIVVNAGNRQKDWDWLMTHKLVGATLTDESDAWALIALQGPQAMDILRRFTDLDFARIPYYHAADATVAGYRALVARTGYTGEDGVEIAVASNGAADLWAKLMEAGATPCGLGARDTLRLEAGMPLYGHELTDDTNPLEANLKRFIKMDKPFIGQPVLAQSLVDGLKRKLVGVALVDRGIARAECAVRAGGQAVGVLTSGGPSITTGQNIGMCYLPVALAKPDTEVEVVVREKPLKAKVVKTPFYSRKKS, translated from the coding sequence ATGAGCAACGAACTGAAGAAGACCGTTTTGTACTCCGTGCACCGCCAACTGGGCGCGACGATGGTGCCGTTCAGCGGCTGGGAGATGCCCGTGCGCTACAGCGGCGATATCGCCGAGCACAAAGCGGTGCGCGAGCGCGCCGGTATCTTCGACGTGTCGCACATGGGACGGTATGAGGTGCGCGGCCCCGCGGCGGTCGCGTTCCTGCAGCGCGTGCACAGCAACGACGCCAGCGCGCTGAAGATCGGCCAGGCGCACTATGGCCTGCTGTGCAACGAGCGCGGCGGCGTGGTCGACGACGTGATCGTCTACCGGCGCGGCGAGGAGTTCTTCTGGATCGTCGTCAACGCCGGCAACCGCCAGAAAGACTGGGACTGGCTGATGACGCACAAGCTGGTCGGCGCGACGCTGACCGACGAGTCGGACGCCTGGGCGCTGATCGCCCTGCAAGGGCCGCAGGCGATGGATATCCTGCGCCGCTTCACCGACCTGGACTTTGCGCGCATCCCGTACTATCACGCCGCCGATGCCACCGTCGCCGGCTACCGCGCCCTCGTGGCGCGCACCGGCTACACCGGCGAGGACGGCGTCGAGATCGCGGTCGCCAGCAACGGCGCGGCCGACCTGTGGGCGAAGCTGATGGAGGCGGGTGCGACGCCGTGCGGGCTCGGCGCGCGCGACACGCTGCGGCTGGAGGCGGGCATGCCGCTCTACGGCCACGAACTGACCGACGACACCAACCCGCTCGAAGCGAACCTCAAACGCTTCATCAAGATGGACAAGCCGTTCATCGGCCAGCCGGTGCTGGCGCAGTCGCTGGTCGACGGGCTCAAGCGCAAGCTGGTCGGCGTGGCGCTGGTGGATCGCGGCATCGCGCGCGCGGAGTGCGCGGTGCGCGCCGGCGGGCAGGCGGTCGGCGTGCTGACCAGCGGCGGCCCGTCGATCACGACCGGGCAGAACATCGGCATGTGCTATCTGCCGGTCGCGCTGGCCAAGCCGGACACGGAAGTCGAGGTCGTCGTCCGCGAGAAGCCGTTGAAGGCGAAGGTCGTCAAGACGCCGTTCTACTCGCGCAAGAAATCGTAG
- a CDS encoding cysteine hydrolase, whose product MPNDTALLIIDVQKGLFDLDPPLHDGEGVLATIKSLIDKAHATNTPVIYVQHNGGAKSVLRPDRPGFPIHPAIAPATGDPIFRKNHPDAFQGTELQSYLESHGLKHLVVVGIQSDYCVDTTTRRAYSLGFDVTLVQDGHSTWGDDAISAPQIIAHHNIVLGDSFATLKSAREITFGAPGA is encoded by the coding sequence ATGCCCAACGATACCGCGCTGCTCATTATTGACGTGCAGAAAGGCCTGTTCGACCTCGACCCGCCGCTGCACGACGGCGAAGGGGTGCTGGCGACGATCAAGTCGCTCATCGACAAAGCGCACGCCACGAACACACCGGTGATCTACGTCCAGCACAACGGCGGCGCGAAGAGCGTGCTGCGCCCCGACCGGCCCGGCTTCCCGATCCACCCAGCCATTGCGCCGGCCACCGGCGACCCGATCTTCCGCAAGAACCATCCCGATGCGTTTCAGGGCACAGAGCTGCAAAGCTATCTGGAATCCCACGGGCTCAAGCACCTCGTCGTCGTCGGCATCCAGTCCGACTACTGCGTGGACACGACCACCCGCCGCGCCTACAGCCTCGGCTTCGACGTGACGCTGGTGCAGGACGGGCACAGCACCTGGGGTGACGATGCCATCAGCGCACCGCAGATCATTGCACACCATAACATTGTCCTGGGCGACTCGTTCGCCACCCTGAAATCGGCGCGCGAAATCACGTTTGGGGCGCCCGGCGCATAA
- a CDS encoding DinB family protein, which translates to MPTDTTTSAADAEIRRLEEITRQLTELLHQPAVAQRLRTAPSAADWSAMQVLGHMVEMIPFWLAECRKLIDAAEPPAFGRELNQPERLAGVKHGASGDVDELLRQWQANVALAAVALRGYSPAERAKAGRHLRRGVMSVADAVGTLIVAHAEDHLRQIQMALSKS; encoded by the coding sequence ATGCCAACCGACACGACGACCAGCGCCGCAGACGCGGAGATTCGCCGCCTGGAGGAGATCACGCGGCAGTTGACGGAACTGCTACACCAGCCGGCTGTGGCGCAGCGTCTGCGCACCGCACCCAGCGCAGCCGACTGGTCGGCGATGCAGGTCCTCGGCCACATGGTCGAGATGATCCCGTTCTGGCTCGCCGAGTGCCGCAAGCTGATCGACGCCGCCGAGCCGCCGGCGTTTGGGCGGGAACTGAATCAGCCCGAGCGGCTGGCCGGCGTGAAGCACGGCGCGTCCGGCGACGTGGACGAACTGCTGCGGCAGTGGCAGGCGAATGTGGCGCTCGCCGCGGTCGCGCTTCGCGGCTACTCGCCCGCCGAGCGCGCTAAGGCCGGCCGGCACCTGCGGCGCGGTGTCATGTCGGTGGCCGACGCCGTCGGCACCCTGATCGTCGCCCATGCCGAAGACCACCTGCGGCAGATACAGATGGCGCTGTCGAAGTCATAA
- the dinB gene encoding DNA polymerase IV — protein MAERYILCLDLDAFFASVEEQLHPEWRGLPLVVGGKPEERGVVASCSYAARAFGVRSAMPMGQALKLCPQALRVPASFRAYGDYSHRVMAIIRSYGLPVEQVSVDEVFIDASDGARGWGGVLELSADLKRRIRAETGLPCTIGVAANKLVAKIASNQGKPDGLLQVPSGGEAQFLAPLPIGKLWGVGPKTAARLEAIGIHTIGDLQQAPLARLQATFGDWGYDMQRKAHGAGSHTVESSHETKSVSRETTFIKDVGDVAELEKVLLGLSEKVAHDLRADGLQARTITVKLRWANFETHTRQLTLPRPTRAATDIYEAAANLLRGAWKRGAKARLIGVRATNLNAEQQLSFFDPPDSQREKVDAVVDDLRAKFGDGVIRRARLMRD, from the coding sequence ATGGCGGAACGCTATATCCTCTGCCTCGACCTCGACGCCTTCTTCGCATCCGTTGAGGAGCAGCTGCACCCCGAATGGCGCGGTTTGCCGCTGGTTGTCGGCGGCAAGCCGGAAGAGCGCGGCGTGGTCGCGTCGTGCTCATACGCTGCGCGCGCGTTCGGCGTGCGCTCCGCCATGCCGATGGGCCAGGCGCTCAAGCTCTGCCCGCAGGCACTGCGCGTGCCGGCCAGCTTCCGCGCTTACGGCGACTATTCGCATCGCGTCATGGCGATCATCCGCTCGTACGGCCTGCCGGTCGAGCAGGTCTCGGTGGACGAGGTGTTCATCGACGCCAGCGACGGCGCGCGCGGCTGGGGCGGCGTGCTCGAACTGTCCGCCGACCTCAAGCGGCGCATCCGCGCGGAGACCGGCCTGCCGTGCACGATCGGCGTCGCGGCGAACAAGCTGGTCGCCAAGATCGCGTCCAACCAGGGCAAGCCGGACGGATTGCTGCAGGTGCCGTCCGGCGGCGAGGCGCAGTTCCTCGCGCCGCTGCCGATCGGCAAGCTGTGGGGCGTCGGTCCCAAGACCGCCGCGCGGCTGGAAGCGATCGGCATCCACACCATCGGCGATTTGCAGCAGGCGCCGCTCGCGCGCCTGCAGGCGACGTTCGGCGACTGGGGCTACGACATGCAGCGCAAGGCGCACGGCGCGGGCAGTCACACCGTCGAGTCGTCGCATGAGACGAAATCGGTCAGCCGCGAGACGACGTTCATCAAGGATGTCGGCGACGTCGCAGAACTGGAGAAAGTGCTGCTCGGCCTGAGCGAGAAGGTCGCCCACGATCTGCGCGCCGACGGCCTGCAGGCGCGCACGATCACCGTCAAGCTGCGCTGGGCCAACTTCGAGACGCACACCCGGCAGTTGACCCTGCCGCGCCCCACCCGCGCCGCCACCGACATCTACGAGGCAGCCGCGAACCTGCTGCGCGGCGCGTGGAAGCGCGGGGCGAAGGCGCGGCTGATCGGCGTGCGCGCCACCAATCTGAACGCCGAGCAGCAACTCTCGTTCTTCGATCCGCCCGACAGCCAGCGCGAGAAAGTCGATGCGGTCGTGGATGACCTGCGCGCCAAGTTCGGCGACGGCGTCATCCGCCGCGCGCGACTGATGCGGGACTAG
- a CDS encoding zf-HC2 domain-containing protein, with protein sequence MSNGKHITDQLSAYLDNRLNAAERARLETHLRGCAQCRRDLAELGYTVNTVRALPVMRRPRSYTLSEAQVAPPRWAFGWLYRAMGVATVAAMLLLGLVLTADLLSFTGSGSMAPAAPAPAAMSAATRTNEAASDTARAPEQPKAAPTRAAAAVAQPTTAPAAPVVPPAAAPTTAAAAPTARPPATASPAPTTGPGLPSTAGAAITATATTTPTATPSATATATPAPTNTPSPTASPSPTATTAATATPAPVTRQAQPAAPAGPDPLRIAEFALVLVVLGALGLTLLLRATRPS encoded by the coding sequence ATGAGCAACGGAAAGCACATCACCGACCAGTTGTCGGCCTACCTGGATAACCGCCTGAACGCGGCGGAACGCGCGCGTCTGGAAACGCATCTGCGCGGCTGCGCGCAGTGCCGGCGCGATCTGGCCGAACTGGGCTACACGGTCAATACGGTGCGCGCCCTGCCGGTGATGCGCCGCCCGCGCTCGTATACGCTGTCCGAGGCGCAGGTCGCGCCGCCACGCTGGGCGTTTGGCTGGCTCTATCGCGCCATGGGTGTGGCGACGGTCGCGGCGATGCTGCTGCTCGGGCTGGTGCTGACCGCCGACCTGTTGAGCTTCACCGGCAGCGGATCGATGGCACCGGCCGCACCGGCGCCGGCGGCCATGTCGGCCGCCACACGGACCAACGAAGCCGCCTCCGATACGGCCCGCGCGCCGGAGCAGCCGAAAGCCGCGCCGACCCGCGCGGCCGCCGCAGTGGCACAGCCGACGACGGCACCGGCGGCGCCGGTCGTGCCGCCAGCCGCCGCACCAACGACCGCTGCGGCGGCACCGACCGCGCGGCCGCCCGCCACCGCTTCGCCCGCGCCCACGACGGGACCGGGTCTGCCCAGCACGGCGGGCGCCGCGATCACGGCGACCGCAACAACCACGCCGACCGCCACACCATCGGCGACTGCAACGGCGACGCCCGCGCCGACCAACACGCCATCACCGACCGCATCGCCATCGCCCACGGCCACGACGGCGGCGACGGCCACACCGGCGCCCGTGACGCGGCAGGCACAGCCGGCCGCGCCAGCCGGCCCCGACCCGCTGCGGATTGCCGAGTTCGCGCTCGTGCTCGTTGTGCTCGGCGCGCTTGGATTGACGCTGCTCTTGCGCGCTACACGCCCGTCGTAG
- a CDS encoding sigma-70 family RNA polymerase sigma factor: protein MTEQRTRLEGSLIRAAQRGDRRAFNQLVEWHQDAVYHTAYRVVGTSDAADDATQEAFISAYKHIREYRGGSFKAWLLRIATNACYDQLRAQKRRPADSIDDLLSRDDDREPADFVNGREGPEQHAERAELNRLLQSAITTLPDDQRMVLVLADVQGLSYEEIAEATGANLGTVKSRLNRARLRLRDWLMERQEHLPPGFRHSSERL, encoded by the coding sequence ATGACGGAACAACGCACCCGGCTCGAAGGCAGCCTGATCCGCGCCGCTCAGCGCGGCGACCGGCGCGCCTTTAACCAGCTCGTCGAGTGGCACCAGGATGCCGTCTACCACACGGCCTACCGCGTCGTCGGCACGTCCGACGCGGCCGACGACGCCACCCAGGAAGCGTTCATCTCCGCCTACAAGCACATCCGCGAGTACCGCGGCGGCTCGTTCAAGGCGTGGCTGCTGCGCATCGCCACCAACGCCTGCTACGACCAGTTGCGCGCCCAGAAGCGCCGCCCCGCCGACTCGATCGACGACCTGCTGTCGCGCGACGACGACCGCGAGCCTGCCGACTTTGTCAACGGCCGCGAGGGACCGGAGCAGCACGCCGAGCGCGCCGAGTTGAACCGCTTGCTGCAGTCCGCCATCACCACGCTGCCCGACGACCAGCGCATGGTGCTGGTGCTCGCCGACGTGCAGGGGCTGTCCTACGAAGAGATCGCCGAGGCGACCGGCGCCAATCTGGGTACCGTCAAATCGCGGCTCAATCGGGCGCGCCTGCGCCTGCGCGACTGGCTGATGGAACGGCAGGAACATTTGCCGCCGGGTTTCCGTCATAGTAGTGAGCGATTATGA
- a CDS encoding cold-shock protein: protein MSNNRVVGTVKWFNAEKGYGFLSQPGGEDVFVHHSAITAEGYRTLQEGQAVEFTVGRGPKGLQATDVVAK, encoded by the coding sequence ATGTCGAACAATCGAGTTGTGGGCACCGTCAAGTGGTTCAATGCGGAAAAGGGCTATGGCTTCCTGTCGCAGCCCGGTGGCGAGGACGTTTTCGTGCATCATTCAGCGATCACGGCCGAGGGCTACCGCACATTGCAGGAAGGCCAGGCCGTCGAGTTCACGGTTGGCCGCGGCCCCAAGGGCCTGCAGGCGACCGACGTCGTCGCCAAGTAA
- a CDS encoding VOC family protein: MKPRISLVTLGVADLSRALRFYRDGLGWPTTAADGDDVAFFNLSGVVLSLYPREKLAEDATVAAAGSGFAGITLAHNVASDAEVDEVLRTVAALGATIIKPAQKVFWGGYSGYFADPDGHLWEVAHNPFWTVDADGNPRPG; the protein is encoded by the coding sequence ATGAAACCACGCATCTCCCTGGTCACGCTGGGCGTTGCAGATCTGTCGCGCGCCTTGCGCTTCTATCGTGACGGATTGGGCTGGCCGACGACCGCCGCCGACGGCGACGATGTCGCGTTTTTCAACCTGAGCGGCGTCGTGCTCTCGCTGTACCCGCGCGAGAAACTGGCCGAGGACGCGACGGTCGCGGCGGCGGGCAGCGGCTTCGCGGGCATCACGTTGGCGCACAATGTCGCGAGCGATGCGGAAGTGGACGAGGTGCTGCGCACGGTGGCCGCGCTCGGCGCGACGATCATTAAACCGGCGCAGAAGGTGTTCTGGGGCGGCTACTCCGGCTACTTCGCGGACCCGGACGGGCACCTGTGGGAGGTGGCGCACAACCCGTTCTGGACGGTGGACGCCGACGGCAATCCGAGGCCCGGCTGA